A part of Brassica rapa cultivar Chiifu-401-42 chromosome A05, CAAS_Brap_v3.01, whole genome shotgun sequence genomic DNA contains:
- the LOC103868647 gene encoding uncharacterized protein LOC103868647: MVTLKLEICIEFVKLTVDLVAAMAESIEVAFRHRPPPQVPYSAGVNGRRGHYSTVPIPLVGFL, encoded by the coding sequence ATGGTGACTCTAAAGCTTGAGATTTGCATCGAGTTTGTGAAACTAACCGTTGATCTCGTCGCCGCCATGGCAGAATCAATCGAAGTAGCTTTCCGTCACCGTCCTCCGCCGCAGGTTCCATATTCAGCGGGGGTGAACGGTCGGCGGGGTCATTACTCCACCGTTCCCATTCCTCTCGTAGGCTTTCTGTAA